The proteins below come from a single Ptychodera flava strain L36383 chromosome 6, AS_Pfla_20210202, whole genome shotgun sequence genomic window:
- the LOC139135383 gene encoding uncharacterized protein, whose product MQKSTIFVLSVVLFQFGHAAYYMKWPMVTVQSNPLPTTDGTGTLQVSLLVRILNDGSAAVPAGSGNLQLQFYLSDDDQFDNSDTNFNGQFNVDQYSDNTFDDEIPANGQQIIVHIHTYLPMPSGVDCPSLVNKWLCLEFTPGNGLTYQENNKCIPFDTVATVNCTVTGDVTTALPPNDDVTTETPGRDSALSVTASGLVALISTLIGFLVM is encoded by the exons ATGCAGAAATCTACGATCTTCGTACTTAGCGTTGTGCTATTTCAATTCGGACATGCAG CATATTATATGAAGTGGCCAATGGTGACGGTTCAGAGTAACCCTTTGCCCACAACCGATGGGACAGGAACCCTCCAGGTCTCTTTACTGGTGAGGATCCTCAACGACGGTTCCGCTGCTGTACCGGCTGGATCAGGCAATCTGCAACTCCAGTTCTACCTCTCTGATGACGACCAGTTTGACAACAGTGACACCAATTTCAATGGCCAGTTCAACGTTGACCAATACAGCGACAACACTTTCGATGACGAGATCCCCGCGAACGGTCAGCAAATCATCGTACACATTCACACTTACTTACCCATGCCGTCTGGAGTTGACTGTCCCTCCCTGGTCAACAAATGGCTTTGCTTGGAGTTCACCCCTGGTAATGGATTAACCTACCAAGAAAACAATAAATGTATTCCATTTGATACCGTGGCTACAGTTAATTGCACAG TCACAGGTGATGTGACGACTGCACTGCCGCCGAACGACGATGTTACTACCGAGACACCTGGTCGTGACAGTGCTC TTTCCGTGACGGCGAGTGGATTAGTTGCACTGATATCAACTCTGATTGGTTTCCTGGTGATGTAA
- the LOC139135373 gene encoding glutamyl aminopeptidase-like — protein sequence MESFTGIPYGLDGQLQKMDMAAIPQFGSGAMENWGLILYREERMLFDEDVDFASKQQRIARIIGHEIVHQWFGNLVTCAWWSDLWLNEGFARYLEDAGVHDIHPEWNMYEQFYPRDATFRALDADSISTSSRPVVMDVGWNNEISSTFDRMSYEKGACLNMMMSSFLGNETFINGLKIYLQDNEFAPAFSDDLFRALTKADSNHKETDVKKVMDTWTRQAGYPVVTVTRNGNNVHAEQQRFLQNPYDEPSDRHEDLGYVWYVPLTWTDQNEQEFTSECEQNTHCNSEWMERGPADFTITTDDSDHWFIVNIDQNMYYRVNYENENWENLAMQLKNDHKVFPIRNRGALISDAFTLGKAQMLDQIMSLKIIEYLTKERDYNPWLTMSDNLRHTVTMLWRSSTYGHLEMYIRHLNEPIYNELGWEFKKAKEDGHIDYHNRVLAVQLACTYGNPSCVGNATEQYASWIARANQSQIRDDTKTVVYCTAIRSGGDREWDFAFDQHLTNSAEKTDLQRAMACSRNSYTLQGYMEHYLETSEARTIIGYVRDASGLGFNLAWNFVNENFDSLHARFGDSAYDTVWSFANTMNTAKDRAEMNDFGRRYLDMPGTAANNFYDALQKIDSNIAWMDRNAAEIKDWLKLVVATATK from the exons ATGGAGAGCTTTACTGGCATTCCATACGGCCTGGATGGCCAATTGCAGAAAATGG ATATGGCTGCTATCCCACAATTCGGTTCGGGTGCCATGGAAAACTGGGGACTGATTCTGTACAGGGAAGAACGAATGCTGTTTGATGAGGACGTTGATTTTGCATCGAAACAGCAGAGAATCGCAAGGATCATAGGTCATGAAATAGTTCACCAG TGGTTTGGTAATCTTGTCACGTGTGCATGGTGGTCGGATCTCTGGTTGAACGAGGGTTTTGCCAGGTATCTAGAAGACGCCGGAGTTCACGATATCCATCCGGAATGGAATATG TACGAACAGTTTTATCCCAGGGACGCTACTTTCAGAGCACTTGACGCGGATTCCATATCAACATCATCGCGCCCGGTTGTCATGGACGTTGGCTGGAACAACGAGATAAGCAGCACCTTTGATAGAATGTCTTACGAAAAG GGAGCCTGTCTGAATATGATGATGTCGAGTTTTTTAGGAAACGAGACGTTCATCAATGGATTGAAGATATACCTGCAAGACAATGAGTTTGCTCCAGCCTTCTCAGACGACCTCTTCCGTGCTCTCACAAAG GCTGACTCAAATCACAAAGAGACTGATGTTAAAAAGGTGATGGACACTTGGACTCGGCAAGCTGGCTATCCGGTTGTCACTGTCACCAGAAACGGTAACAACGTCCACGCCGAGCAGCAGCGTTTCTTACAAAACCCTTATGATGAACCAAGTGATAGGCACGAAGACCTTGG GTACGTGTGGTATGTACCGCTGACATGGACGGACCAAAATGAGCAAGAATTTACCAGTGAATGTGAACAGAACACTCATTGTAATTCAGAATGGATGGAACGGGGTCCAG CTGATTTCACCATAACAACGGATGACTCCGATCATTGGTTCATCGTTAACATCGATCAGAATATGTACTACAGAGTCAACTATGAAAACGAAAACTGGGAAAACCTCGCGATGCAACTGAAGAACGACCACAAG GTATTTCCGATCCGAAACCGCGGCGCTTTGATCAGCGACGCCTTCACTCTCGGCAAAGCCCAGATGTTGGATCAGATAATGTCACTGAAAATCATCGAGTACTTGACGAAAGAAAGGGATTACAACCCATGGCTGACAATGAGTGACAATTTGAGACACACGGTGACTATGCTATGGAGATCATCGACTTACGGCCATTTAGAG ATGTACATACGTCATTTAAATGAACCGATATACAACGAACTCGGCTGGGAATTCAAGAAAGCAAAAGAAGATGGACATATCGATTA TCACAACAGAGTGTTGGCCGTTCAGCTGGCATGTACTTACGGCAACCCAAGTTGCGTCGGCAATGCGACCGAGCAGTACGCGTCGTGGATTGCAAGGGCTAACCAATCACA AATCAGGGACGACACCAAAACCGTCGTTTACTGCACAGCTATTCGCAGTGGTGGCGACAGAGAATGGGACTTTGCGTTTGATCAGCATCTGACCAACTCTGCTGAAAAGACTGACCTACAGCGAGCTATGGCTTGCAGCAGGAACTCCTACACGCTACAAGG GTACATGGAACACTACTTAGAAACGAGTGAAGCGAGAACTATCATCGGATACGTCAGAGATGCTTCGGGTTTAGGCTTCAATCTGGCCTGGAACTTTGTGAACGAAAACTTTGACTCTCTCCATGCCAG ATTTGGCGACAGTGCGTACGACACGGTGTGGAGTTTTGCAAACACGATGAACACAGCCAAGGATAGAGCAGAG ATGAACGACTTCGGGCGCAGATACCTTGATATGCCGGGAACTGCAGCCAACAATTTCTACGACGCACTTCAGAAGATTGACAGCAACATTGCGTGGATGGATAGGAATGCCGCTGAAATCAAAGACTGGCTAAAACTGGTCGTCGCCACGGCAACCAAATAA
- the LOC139135375 gene encoding uncharacterized protein, with amino-acid sequence MDPEKSVHAMSQSLDQLASTGSEDDKKGSPLFKTRKFKVGAILSSLMVVGLVAVVCVLSIGVLDNSDGDEDVDVSQYKRYSMDLKDIDGNPFEGSVEVSVAKGEEIYRTGFTNSSSDTKVMIGSKSSGDATAEVPYLVRDVNKKLDAVVDVQNSVCFLSTYDANTEVTPSEFINFMDSHSPDEIPNSEEVIIENMEVSEDVIDDVYAESEVIAAHCADKDSYWTVATSQTVSCAGSACPESRSAVDRGRHFAVAQKTSEEVAAINWWCRPVCGFVLKKICKLIPWALFLWKLLCFAVARFTCQLVC; translated from the exons ATGGACCCAGAGAAGTCTGTTCATGCGATGAGCCAAAGTTTGGACCAACTAGCAAGC accGGTTCGGAGGATGACAAAAAGGGAAGCCCTCTCTTCAAGACTCGCAAGTTCAAGGTCGGTGCCATCTTGAGTTCACTGATGGTTGTTGGTTTGGTGGCTGTCGTCTGCGTCCTCTCAATCGGAGTGCTAGATAACAGCGACGGCGATGAAGATGTTGATGTCTCGCAATACAAG AGATACTCCATGGACCTGAAAGACATTGACGGCAATCCCTTCGAAGGCTCAGTTGAAGTGAGTGTCGCAAAAGGTGAAGAGATCTACAGGACCGGCTTTACAAACTCCAGCAGTGACACTAAGGTCATGATTGGGTCAAAGTCAAGTGGAGATGCGACAGCCGAAGTCCCGTACTTAGTGCGAGATGTAAATAAG AAATTAGACGCTGTGGTGGACGTTCAGAACTCTGTGTGTTTCCTGTCGACATACGATGCAAACACAGAAGTCACTCCGAGCGAGTTTATTAACTTCATGGACTCACACTCTCCG GATGAGATTCCAAATTCAGAAGAAGTGATAATTGAAAACATGGAAGTAAGTGAAGATGTAATCGACGACGTGTATGCTGAAAGTGAGGTCATTGCCGCCCACTGCGCTGACAAGGACTCCTATTGGACCGTGGCTACATCCCAGACAGTATCGTGTGCGGGATCCGCCTGCCCGGAAAGCCGCTCAGCAGTCGACCGTGGTCGGCACTTTGCAGTCGCCCAGAAGACGAGCGAAG AAGTTGCAGCCATTAACTGGTGGTGCAGACCTGTCTGTGGTTTCGTGTTAAAAAAGATCTGCAAGTTAATTCCCTGGGCCTTGTTCCTTTGGAAATTGCTGTGCTTTGCGGTTGCACGCTTTACCTGTCAATTAGTATGCTAG